A window of the Cystobacter fuscus DSM 2262 genome harbors these coding sequences:
- a CDS encoding FAD-dependent oxidoreductase has translation MELTRRELVAAFLGSAVAASACRKTAPREPVPGALVDRVVDTGHRLRAGPLPLAAEAQPVDVLVVGGGVAGLSAAWRLAAAGVKDVRVLELDAEAGGTSRSGKNAVSAYPWGAHYLPAPLVDAGPVMRLLREMDAVTGVDDQGQPTFDETLLVSEPEERIFYRGEWYEGLYLRAGASTEDLEQLRRFEARMNAFAAARDGRGRKAFAVPTALSSDDAEWTALDKLSFAHWLEAEGFRSPRLKWLVDYACRDDYGTTAEGVSAWAGIWYFAARQNGQGERSEGFLSWPEGNGRLVHQLLSALPPGQVEPGVLVHTVTPGPDGCRVDAVEAGTGRPRAWRARQVVLACPRFVAAHLVAPWRERRPEWLGAFQYGPWVVANLTLSEAPLSRGFPLSWDNVLYESRSLGYVVATHQRLRMDEQGPTVLTWYLPMAGLDMKAERQKVLSASYGDWEGLVMADLMPAHPGIASRARRLEVMRWGHAMVRPVPGFLWGPERLAAQESLGEQLHFAHSDLGGLALFEEANWFGVKAAERALKGLGRESPSWL, from the coding sequence GTGGAACTGACGCGGCGGGAGCTGGTGGCCGCGTTCCTCGGCTCGGCCGTGGCGGCCAGCGCGTGCCGCAAGACGGCCCCGCGCGAGCCCGTGCCCGGAGCGCTCGTGGACCGGGTGGTGGACACGGGCCACCGGTTGCGCGCGGGCCCGCTCCCGCTCGCGGCCGAGGCCCAGCCGGTGGACGTGCTGGTGGTGGGCGGCGGGGTGGCGGGCCTGAGCGCGGCGTGGCGGCTGGCGGCCGCGGGCGTGAAGGACGTGCGGGTGCTGGAGCTGGACGCGGAGGCGGGCGGCACGTCGCGCTCGGGGAAGAACGCGGTGTCCGCCTACCCGTGGGGCGCGCACTACCTGCCGGCGCCCCTGGTGGACGCGGGCCCGGTGATGCGGCTGCTGCGCGAGATGGACGCGGTGACGGGCGTGGACGACCAGGGCCAGCCCACCTTCGACGAGACCCTGCTCGTGAGCGAGCCCGAGGAGCGCATCTTCTACCGGGGCGAGTGGTACGAGGGCCTGTACCTGCGCGCGGGGGCCAGCACCGAGGACCTGGAGCAGCTGCGGCGCTTCGAGGCACGGATGAACGCCTTCGCGGCGGCGCGGGATGGGCGTGGGCGCAAGGCCTTCGCGGTGCCCACGGCGCTCTCCAGCGATGACGCCGAGTGGACGGCGTTGGACAAGCTCTCCTTCGCGCACTGGTTGGAGGCGGAGGGCTTCCGCTCGCCGCGGCTGAAGTGGCTGGTGGACTACGCGTGCCGGGATGACTACGGCACCACGGCGGAGGGCGTGTCGGCGTGGGCGGGCATCTGGTACTTCGCCGCCCGGCAGAACGGGCAGGGGGAGCGCAGCGAGGGCTTCCTGAGCTGGCCCGAGGGCAATGGCCGCCTGGTGCACCAGCTCCTGTCCGCGCTGCCTCCGGGGCAGGTGGAGCCGGGCGTGTTGGTGCACACGGTGACGCCGGGGCCGGACGGCTGCCGGGTGGACGCGGTGGAGGCGGGCACGGGACGGCCCCGGGCGTGGCGGGCCCGGCAGGTGGTGCTGGCGTGTCCGCGCTTCGTGGCCGCGCACCTGGTGGCGCCCTGGCGGGAGCGGCGTCCCGAGTGGCTCGGTGCCTTCCAGTATGGGCCGTGGGTGGTGGCCAACCTGACGCTGTCGGAGGCACCGCTGTCGCGCGGCTTTCCGCTGTCCTGGGACAACGTCCTCTACGAGAGCCGCAGCCTGGGCTACGTGGTGGCCACGCACCAGCGGCTGCGCATGGACGAGCAGGGGCCCACGGTGCTCACCTGGTATCTGCCCATGGCGGGCCTGGACATGAAGGCCGAGCGCCAGAAGGTGCTCTCCGCGAGCTATGGCGACTGGGAGGGGCTGGTGATGGCCGACTTGATGCCCGCGCATCCCGGCATCGCCTCGCGGGCCCGGCGGCTGGAGGTCATGCGCTGGGGGCATGCGATGGTGCGCCCCGTGCCGGGCTTCCTGTGGGGCCCGGAGCGCCTCGCCGCCCAGGAGAGCCTGGGCGAGCAGCTCCATTTCGCGCACTCGGACCTGGGAGGACTGGCGCTCTTCGAGGAGGCCAACTGGTTCGGTGTGAAGGCGGCGGAGCGGGCCTTGAAGGGCCTCGGCCGCGAGAGCCCGAGCTGGCTCTGA
- the speD gene encoding S-adenosylmethionine decarboxylase, translating into MVEGRGCKGRNALTTGQEWLVDVSGCVPERLKDARGLEALFEELIVLLELKVMGQPQWHVFPEPGGITGLTLLAESHLTIHTFPEHGFAALNVYCCRPRLCPDFEDLTMRHLGAVSCRVRELRREVET; encoded by the coding sequence GTGGTAGAAGGTAGGGGCTGCAAGGGGAGGAATGCCCTGACGACCGGACAGGAATGGCTGGTGGACGTGAGCGGGTGCGTGCCCGAGCGCCTGAAGGACGCGCGAGGACTCGAGGCCCTGTTCGAGGAACTCATCGTGCTGCTGGAGCTGAAGGTGATGGGACAGCCGCAGTGGCACGTGTTTCCAGAGCCCGGGGGCATCACCGGCCTCACGCTGCTCGCGGAGAGCCACCTGACCATCCACACCTTCCCCGAGCACGGCTTCGCCGCGCTCAACGTCTATTGCTGCCGGCCGCGGCTGTGCCCGGACTTCGAGGATCTGACGATGCGCCACCTGGGGGCGGTCTCCTGCCGCGTGCGGGAGTTGCGCCGGGAGGTGGAGACGTGA
- a CDS encoding alpha/beta hydrolase, which translates to MPKNVPAPSAVARLLRSLRALPEARHDTPAGGSTGLAGWFKAETAPPTDITARFHEVHARVRQDERVLPDEAKRHLYLLVKGMLGDELPGYLEDNQLRLEQRGLETREVAVDTEGRLVDNVAVVREALLDALHFGRTVVLVGHSKGGVEAMSTLALYPELRRHVRAVVAMQPPYGGSVIANDLVSTPALRQMLDVTFPSLFQGDAASVEDLSYARRMEFVRQHPYPLDIPTVALATSRLSRRSLMRPLCSYVQERYGWACDGLVAALDAEVPGSRVVRLADMDHAEAALTGLPGFANYFPGSLTETLIALALDSRVQGT; encoded by the coding sequence GTGCCGAAAAACGTGCCCGCGCCGAGCGCGGTGGCGCGGCTCTTGCGTTCCCTGCGCGCCCTGCCGGAGGCCCGTCACGACACCCCGGCGGGTGGCAGCACGGGCCTCGCCGGCTGGTTCAAGGCCGAGACGGCCCCGCCCACGGACATCACCGCGCGCTTCCACGAGGTCCATGCCCGGGTGCGTCAGGACGAGCGCGTGCTGCCCGACGAGGCGAAACGCCACCTGTACCTGCTGGTCAAGGGGATGCTCGGCGACGAGCTGCCCGGCTATCTCGAGGACAACCAGCTGCGGCTGGAGCAGCGGGGGCTGGAGACGCGCGAGGTGGCGGTGGACACCGAGGGGCGGCTCGTGGACAACGTGGCGGTGGTGCGCGAGGCGCTGCTGGACGCCCTCCACTTCGGCCGCACGGTGGTGCTGGTGGGCCACAGCAAGGGTGGCGTGGAGGCGATGAGCACGCTCGCGCTCTACCCGGAGCTGCGTCGGCACGTGCGCGCGGTGGTGGCGATGCAGCCGCCCTATGGCGGCTCGGTCATCGCCAATGATCTGGTGTCGACGCCCGCGCTGCGGCAGATGCTGGACGTGACCTTCCCCTCGCTCTTCCAGGGGGACGCGGCCTCGGTGGAGGACCTGTCCTACGCGCGGCGGATGGAGTTCGTGCGCCAGCACCCCTACCCCCTGGACATCCCCACCGTGGCGCTGGCCACCTCGCGGCTGTCGCGGCGCTCGTTGATGCGGCCCCTGTGCAGCTATGTCCAGGAGCGCTACGGCTGGGCCTGTGACGGACTGGTGGCGGCGCTGGACGCGGAGGTGCCCGGTTCACGCGTGGTGCGGCTGGCGGACATGGACCACGCCGAAGCCGCACTCACAGGCCTACCCGGCTTCGCCAACTACTTCCCCGGCTCGCTTACCGAGACGTTGATCGCCCTGGCGCTCGACTCCCGCGTCCAGGGGACCTAG
- a CDS encoding DUF350 domain-containing protein: MGVLAVLVNLDNLLASVVYSLVGLAVFVAGLYVFRFIMPFDVHKELEVDQNTALGIVMGSFIIGLAIIVAAAISG; this comes from the coding sequence ATGGGTGTGCTGGCCGTATTGGTGAACCTGGACAACCTGCTGGCGAGCGTCGTGTACTCGCTGGTGGGGCTGGCGGTGTTCGTGGCGGGCCTGTACGTGTTCCGCTTCATCATGCCGTTCGACGTGCACAAGGAGCTCGAGGTCGACCAGAACACCGCGCTCGGCATCGTCATGGGCTCCTTCATCATCGGCCTGGCCATCATCGTGGCCGCGGCCATCTCGGGTTGA
- a CDS encoding DUF4178 domain-containing protein gives MTQGTCPSCGAAVEFSAGTAQVVVCGHCQTVVARQGASLEAHGKVGAIVETDSPLRLGAEGRLGRDAYRLVGHLQKDHGAGPWDEWYVEFDDGRTGWLSESEGAFHLLIASGSEPGLALEDFPPGHRFSLAGHRLVVEERGHGRVVAAEGQLPDDVDPSADSHYVDATGPKGVFVTLDFGTWSTDPEVYVGKKLKLTELGIAPDQLRPRVKKVALQQARCTQCNGPLELRAPDQTKRVACPYCGALLDVRKGKLAFLQLLEKPDPGPRIPLGARGKLDGTEWICIGFLVRSCTVEGVRYPWEEYLLFNRERGFTWLMESNGHWVFLTPLDAGDVSVAPGIAAHREGQRYRAFQSVEAVTETVLGEFYWEVRAGETSHATEYVAPPYSVSVDETENEVTYTLGEYLVPGVIQEAFGLKEPLPAPQGIAPSQPNPHSSGPAWMWAGIWSLALLAVFLVLNVLAANEVVLEESVRLDSDARSGTPSAIHFSKPFDIHKHGNVRAELSAPVNNSWLGVQAELVNEQSGDVIGFYEEVGYYSGSDSDGSWSEGNRMETEHLSSVPPGRYVLRTQALFDGTPQGQSYTMKLVSDTPRALWFFWALVVLWVLPLFAVFRASSFETSRWAESNLDSGSGE, from the coding sequence GTGACGCAGGGGACATGTCCCTCGTGTGGGGCGGCGGTGGAGTTCTCCGCGGGCACGGCGCAGGTGGTGGTGTGTGGCCATTGCCAGACGGTGGTGGCGCGCCAGGGCGCGTCCCTCGAGGCCCACGGCAAGGTGGGCGCCATCGTCGAGACCGACTCGCCCTTGCGGCTCGGCGCGGAGGGCCGGCTGGGGCGCGACGCGTACCGGCTGGTGGGGCACCTGCAGAAGGACCATGGCGCGGGCCCGTGGGACGAGTGGTACGTGGAGTTCGACGACGGGCGCACGGGTTGGCTCTCCGAGTCCGAGGGCGCCTTCCACCTGCTCATCGCCTCCGGAAGCGAGCCGGGCCTGGCGCTCGAGGACTTCCCGCCCGGCCACCGCTTCAGCCTGGCGGGGCACCGGCTCGTGGTGGAGGAGCGGGGGCATGGCCGCGTGGTGGCCGCCGAGGGCCAGTTGCCCGACGACGTGGACCCCAGCGCGGACAGCCACTACGTGGACGCCACGGGGCCCAAGGGCGTCTTCGTGACACTGGACTTCGGGACGTGGTCGACGGACCCCGAGGTCTATGTCGGCAAGAAGCTGAAGCTCACGGAGCTGGGCATCGCGCCGGATCAGCTCCGGCCCCGGGTGAAGAAGGTCGCGCTGCAGCAGGCGCGCTGCACCCAGTGCAACGGTCCCCTGGAGCTGCGCGCGCCGGATCAGACCAAGCGCGTGGCGTGCCCCTACTGCGGCGCGCTCCTGGACGTGCGCAAGGGCAAGCTCGCCTTCCTCCAACTGCTGGAGAAGCCGGACCCGGGGCCCCGCATTCCCCTGGGCGCGCGGGGGAAGCTGGATGGGACCGAGTGGATCTGCATCGGCTTCCTGGTGCGCTCGTGCACGGTGGAGGGGGTGCGCTACCCGTGGGAGGAGTACCTCCTGTTCAACCGGGAGCGGGGCTTCACCTGGCTCATGGAGTCCAACGGGCACTGGGTGTTCCTCACGCCCCTGGACGCGGGCGACGTGTCGGTGGCTCCGGGCATCGCCGCGCACCGCGAGGGCCAGCGCTACCGGGCCTTCCAGAGCGTGGAGGCCGTCACCGAGACGGTGCTCGGCGAGTTCTACTGGGAGGTGCGTGCCGGGGAGACGTCGCACGCCACGGAGTACGTGGCGCCGCCGTACTCGGTGAGCGTGGACGAGACGGAGAACGAGGTGACGTACACGCTCGGCGAGTACCTCGTGCCCGGCGTCATCCAGGAGGCCTTCGGGCTGAAGGAGCCCCTGCCCGCGCCCCAGGGCATCGCGCCCAGCCAGCCCAATCCCCACTCGAGCGGCCCCGCCTGGATGTGGGCCGGCATCTGGAGCCTGGCCCTGCTCGCCGTCTTCCTGGTGCTCAACGTGCTCGCCGCCAACGAGGTCGTGCTGGAGGAGTCCGTGCGGTTGGATTCGGATGCCCGCTCGGGGACGCCCTCGGCCATCCACTTCAGCAAGCCCTTCGACATCCACAAGCACGGCAACGTGCGCGCCGAGCTGTCCGCGCCCGTGAACAACTCCTGGCTGGGCGTGCAGGCGGAGCTCGTCAACGAGCAGAGCGGCGACGTCATCGGCTTCTACGAGGAGGTGGGCTACTACTCCGGCAGCGACTCGGATGGCTCCTGGAGCGAGGGAAACCGGATGGAGACCGAGCACCTGTCCTCGGTGCCTCCCGGACGCTATGTGCTGCGCACCCAGGCGCTCTTCGACGGCACGCCCCAGGGGCAGAGCTATACGATGAAGCTCGTGAGCGATACCCCGCGCGCGCTCTGGTTCTTCTGGGCGCTGGTGGTGTTGTGGGTGCTGCCCCTGTTCGCGGTCTTCCGCGCCTCGAGCTTCGAGACATCACGTTGGGCGGAGAGCAACCTGGATTCCGGCTCGGGAGAGTGA
- a CDS encoding polyamine aminopropyltransferase produces the protein MNKTLLFVTVLVIATCGLIYELIIGALASYLLGDSITQFSTVIGCYLFAMGIGSWLSGFIDRGVAQRFVEVELGVALVGGFCAPLLFLTFALTDVFRVVLYGSVLLIGTLVGLEIPLLLRLLKDQLAFKDLVSRVLTFDYLGALAASISFPLLFVPRLGLVRTSLLFGLLNALVGLWSTWLLAPVLAHPGRLRVKAVGLSLLLMVGLVLGDRLSNFSEEHLFTDEVVHASSSPYQRIVLTRGKRGFSLYLNGNLQFASVDEYRYHEALVHPALVRAGKLERVLVLGGGDGLAAREILKYPEVKTLTLVDLDPAMTGLATRYGELAELNAHSLADPRMHVVNTDAMEFLREHGEPWDVIVVDFPDPNNFALGKLYTTGFYRLLKKRLAPDGVAVIQSTSPLYARRSFWCVNTTLAAAGFWTQPYHALVPSFGEWGYVLVAHERTPPRRPLVEGLRFLSEETHASLFLFPPDMGPLPTEVNRLNNQVLVHYYEEEWRRWN, from the coding sequence GTGAACAAGACGCTCCTCTTCGTCACCGTCCTCGTCATCGCCACCTGTGGGCTCATCTACGAGCTCATCATCGGCGCGCTGGCGAGCTACCTGCTCGGTGACTCCATCACCCAGTTCTCCACGGTGATTGGCTGCTACCTGTTCGCCATGGGCATCGGCAGCTGGCTGTCGGGCTTCATCGATCGGGGCGTGGCCCAGCGCTTCGTGGAGGTGGAGCTGGGCGTGGCCCTGGTGGGAGGGTTCTGCGCGCCGCTGCTCTTCCTCACCTTCGCGCTCACGGACGTGTTCCGCGTGGTGCTCTACGGCAGCGTGCTGCTCATCGGCACCCTGGTGGGCCTGGAAATCCCCCTGCTCTTGCGCCTGCTCAAGGACCAGCTCGCCTTCAAGGACCTGGTCAGCCGGGTGCTGACGTTCGACTACCTGGGCGCGCTCGCCGCGAGCATCAGCTTCCCCCTGCTGTTCGTGCCGAGGCTGGGCCTGGTGCGCACGTCGCTGCTCTTCGGGCTGCTCAACGCCCTGGTGGGCCTGTGGAGCACGTGGCTGTTGGCGCCGGTGCTCGCCCACCCGGGAAGGCTGCGCGTCAAGGCGGTGGGGCTCAGCCTGCTGCTCATGGTGGGGCTCGTCCTGGGCGACCGGTTGAGCAACTTCTCCGAGGAGCACCTCTTCACGGACGAGGTGGTGCACGCGTCGAGTTCGCCCTACCAGCGCATCGTCCTCACGCGCGGCAAGCGGGGCTTCTCGCTCTACCTCAACGGCAACCTCCAGTTCGCCAGCGTGGACGAGTACCGCTACCACGAGGCGCTGGTGCACCCGGCCCTGGTGCGCGCGGGCAAGCTCGAGCGCGTGCTGGTGCTCGGGGGCGGGGATGGGCTCGCGGCGCGGGAGATCCTCAAGTACCCCGAGGTGAAGACGCTCACCCTGGTGGACCTGGATCCGGCGATGACCGGGCTCGCCACGCGCTACGGCGAGCTGGCCGAGCTCAACGCGCACTCGCTCGCGGATCCGCGCATGCACGTCGTCAACACCGACGCCATGGAGTTCCTGCGTGAGCACGGCGAGCCCTGGGACGTCATCGTGGTGGACTTCCCGGATCCGAACAACTTCGCGCTGGGCAAGCTGTACACCACGGGCTTCTACCGGCTGCTCAAGAAGCGGCTGGCGCCGGACGGGGTGGCCGTCATCCAAAGCACCTCGCCGCTCTACGCCCGGCGCTCCTTCTGGTGCGTGAACACCACGCTCGCGGCGGCGGGCTTCTGGACCCAGCCCTACCACGCCCTGGTGCCCTCGTTCGGCGAGTGGGGCTACGTGCTCGTCGCCCACGAGCGCACGCCGCCGCGCCGGCCGCTGGTGGAGGGCTTGCGCTTCCTCTCCGAGGAGACCCACGCCTCGCTCTTCCTGTTCCCCCCGGACATGGGCCCGTTGCCCACGGAGGTGAACCGGCTGAACAACCAGGTGCTCGTCCACTACTACGAGGAGGAGTGGCGGCGGTGGAACTGA